A genomic window from Osmia bicornis bicornis chromosome 4, iOsmBic2.1, whole genome shotgun sequence includes:
- the LOC114882692 gene encoding uncharacterized protein LOC114882692, with protein MRLILFELYSVLFLLTEIDAAGIGEAWQVSPYGKDYWNHPSWPRSDSSAFEIRTVSGFGHLNPFENVRKSSNPEEIEPNAIPEDAIEEKIIRTGIMMTVLQPNNKEIVSRIRRDADNETNLEEISTNKNVREARLSSSDSWSTQPLSIEFPRRSSLDQMIQTVDDEELANSRGYAAVPRADFVTSHHRRSYEHREPRDMPVTRNYDDYDSDYSWYRNTVRERDYEPITYRRGFSYYYPDRYRMERDYYTRLPNDYSYYYDRYRDEDLDLYGRNRPTPKPKRIIYYATLPEIVRKPVDLRNYPRPYDGGTRTPTSRDGSYKRIPGNVDPTRYRYRHPYDNYDSYSKRSSIADRPYPYPYPEEESRRKVTLENLRNNEQLDQNNDRKIGSQRNDGKLPSWPVVQIGTEVSVKDDERIPGRKIFGESNGYERYQSAQLQKAPDATGSSELQSDN; from the coding sequence ATGCGGCTGATCCTCTTCGAACTATACTCGGTACTCTTCTTATTAACGGAGATCGATGCAGCAGGAATCGGTGAAGCATGGCAAGTTTCCCCATACGGCAAAGACTATTGGAACCATCCATCCTGGCCAAGATCAGACTCCTCCGCCTTCGAAATTCGCACTGTCAGTGGATTTGGTCATCTGAACCCTTTCGAAAACGTACGAAAAAGCTCGAACCCCGAGGAAATCGAACCAAACGCCATCCCCGAGGACGCAATCGAAGAGAAAATCATCCGCACAGGTATTATGATGACTGTTCTGCAACCGAATAATAAGGAAATCGTGTCCAGGATACGTCGCGACGCAGATAACGAGACCAATCTCGAAGAAATCTCCACTAATAAGAATGTACGAGAGGCGCGTCTCAGTTCGTCAGATTCATGGTCCACTCAACCTCTGTCCATCGAATTTCCTCGTCGCAGTAGTTTGGATCAAATGATCCAAACGGTAGACGACGAAGAGTTGGCAAACAGCAGAGGCTATGCGGCGGTGCCGAGAGCAGACTTTGTGACCAGCCACCATAGAAGGAGCTACGAGCACCGTGAACCTCGAGACATGCCGGTGACTAGGAATTACGACGATTACGATTCCGACTACTCCTGGTATCGCAACACCGTCAGAGAACGAGACTACGAGCCTATCACCTATCGTCGTGGCTTCAGTTACTACTACCCCGATCGTTACAGGATGGAGAGGGACTACTACACGCGTCTGCCCAACGACTACTCCTACTACTACGACCGCTACAGGGACGAGGACTTGGACTTGTACGGCAGAAACAGACCCACACCGAAGCCTAAGAGGATCATTTACTACGCCACGTTACCTGAAATCGTCAGGAAGCCCGTGGACCTCAGGAACTATCCAAGACCTTATGACGGTGGTACCAGGACACCGACCTCCAGGGACGGAAGTTATAAACGCATTCCAGGGAACGTTGATCCAACCAGATATCGTTACAGACATCCATACGATAATTACGATTCTTACTCGAAACGATCCAGTATAGCGGATAGACCTTATCCTTATCCTTACCCTGAAGAGGAGAGTCGTCGAAAGGTGACACTGGAGAACCTGCGTAACAACGAGCAGTTGGATCAGAATAATGATAGAAAAATTGGTAGTCAGAGAAACGATGGTAAGTTACCTTCTTGGCCGGTGGTGCAGATAGGGACTGAAGTCAGTGTCAAGGATGACGAGAGAATCCCTGGAAGGAAGATCTTTGGAGAAAGTAATGGATACGAGAGATATCAGAGCGCACAGCTGCAGAAAGCACCGGATGCCACCGGGTCCAGCGAACTGCAGAGCGACAATTAG